A window from Pseudomonas moraviensis encodes these proteins:
- a CDS encoding aminotransferase produces MPLATLIHRASLPGPQVSEAQALQWLAEYYGLGGTLQALGSQQDLNYRVDSARGRFVLKVCRGDYALSELQAQHAGLKYLAEHSAIKVPRVIAANNGEDLLSLHANGEAVHVRLLEYIDGQPLTDFDHLRQDVVAGFGRLCGEMDLALAGFDHPGLERTLQWDARHANALINHLLPVISDEQQRAAIGAAAERAERHLRPLLDKLPVQAIHMDITDDNVVWQRDVQRHWQLQGVIDFGDLVRTWRITDLSVTCAALLHHADGDPFVILPAVKAYHAVNPLHYEELQALWPLIVARAAVLVLSGEQQVSVDPGNTYSRDNLSHEWEIFRVATSVPLALMEAAILTAVGQSLPGVENIQFAPLLPGLVGREFALIDLGVLSPHFEAGNWEQQGIDQRLLTEAATVHGLAATRYGQYRLSRTRPDSATEPDTFPLHVELHVPSGTDVQAPFAGVLSQTADGALRLDGPQFSVRLWGVTPFPDPGAALDQGQRIGKVSGPLLVQLCRAAELDAPLFCTPSRALAWQALCPSPATLLGLACDAEPELDAQTLLARRDASFARTQKHYYVDPPRIERGWRNHLIDMHGRSYLDMLNNVAVLGHGHPRMAAVAARQWSLLNTNSRFNYAAVAEFSERLLKLAPKGMDRVFLVNSGSEANDLAIRLAWAYSGGRDMISVLEAYHGWTVGADAVSTSIADNPKALESRPDWVHPVTAPNTYRGEFRGPESAPEYVRSVEHHLRKLAEQKRQLAGFICEPVYGNAGGISLPAGYLQKVYALVRAQGGVCIADEVQVGYGRMGKFFWGFEDQGVVPDIITMAKGMGNGQPLGAVITRREIAEALEAEGYFFSSAGGSPVSCQIGMAVLDVMEEEKLWENAQVVGGHFKARLEALIDKHPLVGAVHGSGFYLGLELIRNRQTLEPATAETALLCDRLRELGIFMQPTGDDLNILKIKPPMVTSRQSVDFFVDMLDRVLTEGL; encoded by the coding sequence ATGCCGCTCGCCACGTTGATTCATCGCGCCAGTTTGCCCGGTCCGCAGGTTTCAGAAGCGCAGGCGCTGCAATGGCTGGCCGAATATTACGGGCTTGGCGGCACCTTGCAGGCGCTGGGCAGCCAGCAGGATCTGAATTATCGCGTCGACAGTGCGCGCGGGCGCTTCGTGTTGAAAGTCTGTCGGGGTGACTACGCGCTTTCGGAACTGCAGGCCCAGCACGCCGGGCTCAAGTATCTGGCCGAGCACTCGGCGATCAAGGTACCGCGCGTGATCGCTGCCAATAACGGCGAAGACCTGTTGTCGCTGCACGCCAATGGCGAAGCGGTACATGTGCGGTTGCTGGAGTACATCGACGGGCAGCCGTTGACCGATTTCGATCATCTTCGTCAGGACGTGGTCGCCGGTTTTGGCCGACTCTGTGGAGAGATGGATCTGGCGCTGGCAGGCTTCGATCACCCCGGCCTCGAGCGCACCTTGCAGTGGGACGCGCGCCATGCCAACGCGTTGATCAATCACCTGTTGCCGGTGATCAGCGACGAGCAGCAGCGCGCGGCGATAGGCGCTGCCGCCGAGCGGGCCGAGCGCCATTTGCGGCCGCTGCTGGACAAGTTGCCGGTGCAGGCGATTCACATGGATATCACCGATGACAATGTCGTCTGGCAGCGCGATGTTCAGCGCCATTGGCAGTTGCAAGGGGTGATCGATTTCGGTGATCTGGTGCGTACGTGGCGTATCACCGATCTCTCGGTGACCTGTGCGGCTTTGCTGCATCACGCCGATGGCGATCCGTTTGTCATCCTGCCGGCGGTCAAGGCGTATCACGCGGTCAATCCGTTGCACTACGAAGAGCTGCAAGCGCTGTGGCCGTTGATCGTCGCGCGAGCGGCGGTGCTGGTGCTCAGTGGCGAGCAGCAGGTGAGCGTCGATCCGGGCAATACCTACAGCCGCGACAACCTCAGTCATGAGTGGGAGATCTTCCGCGTCGCGACCTCGGTGCCACTGGCGCTGATGGAGGCGGCGATTCTGACGGCCGTGGGCCAGTCCCTGCCCGGTGTCGAAAACATTCAATTTGCGCCACTGCTGCCCGGCCTGGTCGGGCGCGAATTTGCCCTGATCGACTTGGGTGTGCTGAGCCCGCACTTCGAGGCCGGCAATTGGGAGCAGCAGGGCATTGATCAGCGTTTGCTGACAGAGGCCGCAACGGTGCACGGGCTGGCGGCCACGCGTTATGGCCAGTACCGCTTGTCACGCACGCGGCCGGACAGCGCGACCGAACCGGATACGTTCCCGCTGCATGTCGAATTGCATGTGCCGTCTGGAACCGACGTGCAAGCACCGTTCGCGGGAGTTCTGAGTCAAACGGCGGACGGTGCGCTGCGGCTTGACGGGCCGCAGTTCAGTGTTCGGCTATGGGGCGTGACGCCATTCCCTGACCCTGGCGCAGCGCTGGACCAAGGCCAACGAATCGGTAAAGTCAGCGGGCCTTTGCTCGTGCAATTGTGCCGAGCAGCAGAGCTCGACGCGCCGCTGTTCTGCACGCCGTCCCGGGCACTGGCCTGGCAGGCGTTGTGCCCGTCACCGGCGACGTTGCTTGGCCTCGCCTGCGACGCCGAGCCAGAGCTGGACGCGCAAACCCTGCTCGCGCGTCGCGATGCCAGTTTCGCCCGTACGCAAAAACACTATTACGTCGACCCGCCACGCATCGAGCGCGGCTGGCGCAATCATCTGATCGACATGCACGGCCGATCGTATCTGGACATGCTCAACAACGTTGCAGTCCTGGGCCACGGCCACCCGCGCATGGCGGCGGTCGCGGCGCGGCAATGGTCGTTGCTCAATACCAACTCGCGGTTCAACTATGCGGCAGTCGCCGAGTTTTCCGAACGCTTGCTCAAGCTCGCCCCGAAGGGCATGGACCGGGTGTTCCTGGTCAACAGCGGCAGCGAGGCCAATGACCTGGCGATTCGCCTGGCCTGGGCCTACAGCGGCGGGCGCGACATGATCAGTGTCCTCGAGGCCTATCACGGCTGGACGGTCGGCGCCGATGCGGTTTCAACGTCGATTGCCGACAACCCGAAAGCTCTGGAAAGCCGCCCGGACTGGGTGCACCCAGTGACGGCGCCGAACACCTATCGCGGCGAATTCCGTGGCCCCGAATCGGCGCCTGAATACGTGCGCAGCGTCGAACATCATCTGCGAAAACTTGCCGAGCAGAAGCGGCAACTGGCCGGTTTCATTTGCGAGCCGGTGTACGGCAATGCCGGCGGTATTTCGTTGCCGGCGGGTTATCTGCAAAAGGTCTATGCGCTGGTGCGTGCACAGGGCGGGGTGTGCATCGCTGACGAGGTGCAGGTCGGTTATGGGCGCATGGGCAAATTCTTTTGGGGCTTCGAAGATCAGGGCGTGGTGCCGGACATCATCACCATGGCCAAAGGCATGGGCAATGGTCAGCCTCTTGGCGCGGTGATCACTCGTCGAGAGATAGCCGAGGCGCTGGAGGCCGAGGGCTACTTCTTCTCCTCGGCGGGCGGCAGTCCGGTCAGTTGTCAGATCGGCATGGCAGTGCTGGACGTTATGGAAGAAGAAAAGCTCTGGGAAAACGCCCAAGTCGTCGGCGGCCACTTCAAGGCGCGACTGGAAGCGTTGATCGATAAACATCCGCTGGTTGGCGCGGTACACGGCTCAGGGTTCTATCTGGGACTCGAGCTGATCCGCAATCGGCAGACGCTGGAGCCGGCGACTGCAGAGACTGCGTTGCTGTGTGATCGCCTGCGTGAGCTGGGGATTTTCATGCAGCCGACCGGCGATGACTTGAACATCCTCAAGATCAAACCACCGATGGTGACGTCGCGCCAGAGCGTGGATTTCTTTGTCGATATGCTGGATCGGGTGCTTACCGAAGGCTTGTAA
- the aguB gene encoding N-carbamoylputrescine amidase has product MSRIVTVAATQMACSWDLEANLETAERLVREAAAKGAQIILIQELFEAPYFCQKPNPDYLQLATTVEENVAIRHFQKIAQELQVVLPISFYELAGRARFNSIAIIDADGSNLGIYRKSHIPDGPGYHEKYYFNPGDTGFKVWNTRYAKIGVGICWDQWFPEAARSMALQGAEILFYPTAIGSEPHDNSISSRDHWQRVQQGHAGANLMPLIASNRIGNEEQDGYDITFYGSSFIANQFGEKVQELNKTEEGILVHTFNLDELEHIRSAWGSFRDRRPNLYGALKTLDGSLES; this is encoded by the coding sequence ATGAGCCGTATCGTTACCGTCGCCGCCACGCAGATGGCCTGTTCGTGGGATCTTGAAGCCAACCTCGAAACTGCTGAAAGGCTGGTGCGTGAAGCCGCCGCCAAAGGTGCGCAGATCATCCTGATTCAAGAGCTGTTCGAGGCACCGTACTTTTGCCAGAAGCCGAATCCGGATTACCTGCAACTGGCAACGACCGTTGAAGAAAACGTCGCCATCAGGCATTTCCAGAAAATCGCCCAAGAACTTCAAGTGGTGTTGCCGATCAGCTTCTACGAGCTGGCCGGGCGGGCGCGCTTCAACAGCATCGCGATCATCGACGCTGATGGCAGCAACCTCGGGATTTATCGTAAAAGCCACATCCCGGACGGCCCGGGCTATCACGAGAAGTATTACTTCAACCCGGGCGACACCGGTTTCAAAGTGTGGAACACCCGTTACGCGAAAATCGGCGTAGGCATCTGCTGGGATCAGTGGTTTCCGGAAGCGGCGCGCAGCATGGCCTTGCAAGGCGCGGAAATTCTCTTTTATCCAACCGCGATCGGCAGCGAGCCACACGACAACAGCATTTCTTCGCGCGATCACTGGCAACGTGTGCAGCAGGGCCATGCCGGCGCCAACCTGATGCCGCTGATCGCCAGCAACCGCATCGGCAACGAAGAACAGGACGGTTATGACATCACCTTCTATGGCTCTTCGTTCATCGCCAACCAGTTCGGTGAAAAAGTGCAGGAGCTGAATAAAACCGAAGAAGGTATTCTTGTGCACACGTTCAACCTCGACGAGCTGGAGCATATTCGCAGCGCGTGGGGTTCATTCCGCGACCGCCGGCCGAATCTGTACGGCGCGTTGAAAACCCTCGACGGTTCCCTGGAGTCCTGA
- the aguA gene encoding agmatine deiminase, with translation MTTLKSTPRADGFYMPAEWAPQTQTWMIWPERPDNWRLGGKPAQAAHATVAKAIARFEPVTVAVSAGQYENARARLDVPNIRVVEMSSDDAWVRDSGPTFVINNRGEVRGVNWDFNAWGGFDGGLYAPWNRDSQVGGKILEIERSPRYRTEGFVLEGGSIHVDGEGTLITTEECLLNRNRNPHLSREEIEAVLSDNLSVDKIIWLPDGLFNDETDGHVDNFCCYVRPGEVLLAWTDDPQDPNYPRCQAAMRVLQDSTDAKGRPFTVHKMPIPGPLYATEEECAGVDPVDGSQERNPSVRLAGSYVNFLIVNGGIIAPSFDDPMDAPAKEILQKLFPQHEVVMVPGRELLLGGGNIHCLTQQQPAPHKE, from the coding sequence ATGACCACATTGAAAAGTACCCCACGCGCCGACGGCTTCTACATGCCCGCCGAGTGGGCGCCACAAACCCAAACCTGGATGATCTGGCCCGAGCGCCCGGACAACTGGCGTCTGGGTGGCAAACCGGCGCAGGCCGCGCACGCCACAGTGGCCAAAGCCATCGCCCGCTTCGAGCCGGTGACCGTTGCCGTCTCCGCCGGCCAATACGAAAACGCCCGCGCGCGCCTCGATGTGCCGAATATCCGCGTGGTGGAAATGTCCAGCGACGACGCCTGGGTTCGCGACAGCGGCCCGACCTTCGTCATCAACAATCGTGGCGAAGTGCGCGGTGTGAACTGGGATTTCAACGCCTGGGGTGGTTTCGATGGCGGTCTGTATGCGCCGTGGAATCGTGACTCGCAGGTCGGCGGCAAAATCCTCGAGATCGAGCGCAGCCCGCGCTACCGCACTGAAGGTTTCGTGCTCGAAGGCGGTTCGATTCATGTCGACGGCGAAGGCACTTTGATCACCACCGAAGAATGCCTGCTCAACCGCAATCGCAACCCGCACCTGAGCCGCGAAGAAATCGAAGCGGTGCTCAGTGACAACCTGTCCGTGGACAAGATCATCTGGCTGCCGGATGGTCTGTTCAACGACGAAACCGACGGCCACGTGGATAACTTCTGCTGCTACGTGCGCCCGGGTGAAGTATTGCTGGCGTGGACCGACGATCCGCAGGATCCGAACTATCCACGCTGCCAGGCCGCAATGCGCGTGCTGCAAGACAGCACCGACGCCAAGGGCCGCCCGTTCACGGTGCACAAAATGCCGATTCCGGGGCCGTTGTATGCGACCGAGGAAGAGTGCGCCGGGGTCGATCCGGTGGACGGCTCGCAGGAGCGTAATCCGTCCGTGCGCCTGGCCGGTTCCTACGTGAATTTCCTGATCGTCAACGGCGGCATCATCGCGCCGAGCTTCGATGACCCGATGGACGCGCCAGCCAAGGAAATCCTGCAGAAGCTGTTCCCGCAGCACGAAGTGGTGATGGTGCCGGGCCGCGAACTGTTACTGGGTGGCGGCAATATTCACTGCCTTACCCAGCAACAGCCGGCGCCGCACAAAGAGTGA